Sequence from the Candidatus Hydrogenedentota bacterium genome:
AACGCAAGGCCGCGGCCGGCACGGGACGAAGTGGCACAGCCCTGCCGGTAAAGGCTTGTATTTCAGTGTGAGTCTCAACGGGCCGTTGCGCGGGATTGCCTTTGCCGCTGCCATTGCCTTATATAATGCCCTTTCCTTGATGATTCCTATACGGCTGAAATGGCCGAACGATTTGTTGTGTAACACGAGGAAAGTAGGCGGCATTTTGATCGAACAACGGGAGAACCGAATCGCCCTTGGCATTGGTGTGAACGTAAACCATGACTTAGAAGATTTCCCGCCGTCCTTGCGCCATAAGGCAGGGTCGTTGCGGATAGCAAGCGGCGAAACCAAGGATTTGCAAGCACTGTTCTATACGGTGATCATGCACCTTGACGCCGCTGTGCAGCGGCTAAAGAGCGGACAATTGCTTGCTGTTCATGAAGAATGGGTCAAAGCCTGTGATTTGATCGGCAAAGAGATTTCTCGTGGCAACATCAGCGGCAGAGTGACCGCCATTGATATGGAAGGCACGCTCTTCGTCGAGACTATAGCAGGCATACAACGGATTGAATACGGCGACATAACGATCCCCAACAGCCCCTAGCCGGTGTTGAGGCGCCGCCAATCAAAGATACAGGAGCGCAACATTTTTCTAATCGAATAAAATTGTGATCAAGAGAGCTTGCCCTTTGTTTGCGTTTAGAGCGACGAAAGACATACAGTAATTTATTCCGTATCCTCTCACGATCATCTCGGCGCGAGAGGGGCAACGCAAAATAAGGCTGAAAATAGTGTTGAACTTTTTGAAAAAAGGATACTGCAATCATGTTGTTTGTAGTTGATATCGGAAATTCCCATACGGTTTTGGGCTTATACAAAGAAAAGGAACTCTTGGGTCAATGGCGCGTCTTTACTTCGAATTACCGTACCGGCGATGAATTGTCGATCTTGTTGACCATGCTGTTGCAAAGTATTCAGGTGAATCAACAGGAAATCACCGGTTGCTGCGTGTCCAGTGTGGTGCCGCCCTTAAACGGCGCCATTCAATATGTGTGCAACCGCGCTTTTGGCATTGATGCGCTGATGGTTGAGCCCGGCGTAAAAACGGGTGTTATGCTCCAATGTGAAAATCCGAGGGAAGTGGGCGCAGACCGCATCGCCAATGCCGTTGGCGCCCTCGAAGAATATCCCGGCCCCCTCATCGTCATTGATTTTGGAACGGCCATTACCTTCGACGTGATTACAGAGCGTATGGAGTGGCTGGGCGGCGTCATTGCCCCCGGCATACAATTATCGGCAGATTCCCTTTTTGAACGCTGTGCCCGACTGCCTCGCGTCGATATTGTAGCGCCCAAAGAAGTGATCGGACGCAATACGGTAACCAACATTCAAGCGGGCCTGACCTATGGCTATGCGGATATGGTCGATGGCATTGTGGGTCGAATTTGCAATGAACTGGGCCGTGATGCGAAGGTCATTGCGACCGGTGGTTATGCCCGTCGGATAAGCAGTGTTTCCAAACGTATCGATCTTGTGGATCCGCTCTTGACCCTGAAAGGGCTGCGCGCCATTTACGAACGGAACTTGGGGAAAGGATCATGAGAAAAGTTATCCTAGGTGTTCTGGTATCTCTTTTGCTGGTCAGCGCTTGCAGCAAGCCTGTTCAGGAAGAAAGAGCTGCGCCGATTCTTGAAGATAATACGGGCGCATTGGTTTCACGAGCGGCGCCCATTGTGGAGCCCATGCAAATGAAGGGGATTAATTTGTACATGCACCGCCCCGCCAGCGCCGATACGGCAACGGGCAAACCCGAACTGTGGATCAGTGCCGACTCTTTTTCCGTTCAAGAGGAACAGATTTATTCTTTTGAAAAGGCCCATGCCGTCATCTATTCTAAAGATGATCAGGAAATTACCTTGGATGCTGCACAAGGTATTTTTGAGCAGGACAAAAGTGCGCGCTTGGAAGGAGAAGTGCGGATGGTGGCAGGAAGCTTAAAAATAATGCTGCATGATATTGAATGGTCTCGGGAAGAAGGTACCCAAGGAACCGCAAAAACAGATCGATCTGTTATTATTGATGATCCGGATTTACAGTTAAACGCTGCCGGTATGCGCCTCTACCCCGATGAACGTGTTTTTGAACTTACGGACGTGTCCGGCGTGGTGCGTTTTGGAAAGGAACTAACGTGATTCCTAAAAAGATTTTCATAATCGCCTTATGTTTTTTGAGTCTGCCGCTAATGGCGCAAACAGACAGCGGCATGGGCGGCTATTCCTCAATGGAAATAGAAGCCGGTACGATGAAAGGTAATTTCGCGACCGGCGCCATCGAAGAGATGACCGGCGGTGTACGTATACGGCTTCTCTCCGATGAACCCGGCTTGGCTGACTTGCCCATCGAAGCCGGTACCATGAAATTTACCTGGGAAAAAGGGCGTGCCACACCGGCGACGGTGGTCATGGAAAGTAATGTCAAGGTTAAGCACCCCGATGCCGAGATCAGCGCGGGCCGTGCAGAATGGAATTTTAATTCGGGGGAACTCGTCTTTTCCGGCAATCCCGTCGTGAATAGCGAGCGGCTGCAGGGTTTGCGCGGTGAAAAGATGATTCTAAATCTGAAAACCAATACTTTTGAGGTTACCCGCGTACGAGCCGATCAGGTGCCTTTGCATGGCGCTGCAAATGGTGCCGCTGCGCCCGCCTCCAAAGCCTATGAATTGCGCAAGGATGATATTAAAGACTGGCCCGGTCTCATGAACGCCATTAAGGCGGAAGCCGCTTCAGCCGATCCTTCTCCCGGTCGTCAGATCCTCAAGCAGATGTCAACGCAAAACCAGCAACTGCTGCTTCAGATGGAAACGGCGCAGTTGGTCGAACGCAAAGAAGATATTTTACGACTCTTTAACGGCATATTGCCGGCACAGGGATTCTATGCTGCCGATGCGTGGGCAGGTAAAACATTATCTGACGAAGCACGCCAATTGACGGCTGCCGACAATCTTGAACAAAAT
This genomic interval carries:
- a CDS encoding biotin--[acetyl-CoA-carboxylase] ligase produces the protein MSTPEFVLGSPYPKSLDGTRLLAKQIIWYPQTESTNLLAMACETDGTVFIADQQTQGRGRHGTKWHSPAGKGLYFSVSLNGPLRGIAFAAAIALYNALSLMIPIRLKWPNDLLCNTRKVGGILIEQRENRIALGIGVNVNHDLEDFPPSLRHKAGSLRIASGETKDLQALFYTVIMHLDAAVQRLKSGQLLAVHEEWVKACDLIGKEISRGNISGRVTAIDMEGTLFVETIAGIQRIEYGDITIPNSP
- a CDS encoding type III pantothenate kinase — protein: MLFVVDIGNSHTVLGLYKEKELLGQWRVFTSNYRTGDELSILLTMLLQSIQVNQQEITGCCVSSVVPPLNGAIQYVCNRAFGIDALMVEPGVKTGVMLQCENPREVGADRIANAVGALEEYPGPLIVIDFGTAITFDVITERMEWLGGVIAPGIQLSADSLFERCARLPRVDIVAPKEVIGRNTVTNIQAGLTYGYADMVDGIVGRICNELGRDAKVIATGGYARRISSVSKRIDLVDPLLTLKGLRAIYERNLGKGS
- the lptC gene encoding LPS export ABC transporter periplasmic protein LptC, yielding MRKVILGVLVSLLLVSACSKPVQEERAAPILEDNTGALVSRAAPIVEPMQMKGINLYMHRPASADTATGKPELWISADSFSVQEEQIYSFEKAHAVIYSKDDQEITLDAAQGIFEQDKSARLEGEVRMVAGSLKIMLHDIEWSREEGTQGTAKTDRSVIIDDPDLQLNAAGMRLYPDERVFELTDVSGVVRFGKELT